The DNA sequence GACGGAGACAGGCTCACCGGTGACGTGGGGCCGGTGGTCGATGCCGGCTCGGCCGACGTCCTGCTGGTCGCGGCGACCGGTCCCGACTGGGTCGGCCTGTACGCGGTCGACGCCACCGCCGACGGCGTCGAACGCACACCGCTCGTCACCCTCGACCTGACCCGCCCGCAGGCCGCCGTCACCCTCTCCGACGCCCCCGCCACACTGATCGCCGGACCGGAGGACGCGGAGCGGGTCATCGCGCACGCGCTGCACGTGGGTTCCGCCCTGCTGGCCGTCGAACAGGTCGGGGCGGCGCAACATCTGCTCGATCTCGCCGTCGACTACGCGAAGACAAGGTGGCAGTTCGGCCGTCCCATCGGGTCGTTCCAGGCGGTCAAACACCGGCTGGCCGACATGCTGGTCGACGCGGAGCACGCCCGCTCGACGGCCTATCACGCCGTGTGGGCGCTGACCGACGGCTCCGACGATCCCGCGTTGGCCACCGCGATCGCCCAGGCAGTGTGCTCGGCCGCGCTGAGCCGCATCGCCGCCGACACCATCCAGGTCCTCGGCGGTATCGGCTTCACCTGGGAACACCAGGCGCACCTGTACTTCAAACGGGCGACCACCGACGCCGCCCTGCTCGGCAGCGCCGAGGAGCACCGCGCCCGCGTGGCCGAGTTGGTGCTCGACTCGGCGACTCCCGATCGCGTGCCCCGGGTGGCGGCGGGCGCACCCGGCTGAGAGACGCCCGGCACGAACGCCCGGGAGTCGCTATGCTGGCGCCTTTCCGCGCAAGACGGAGGAGGCCCATGTCCGGTCACATCCGGTTGACGTCGCACAGCGGCGCGGTGGGCACCCCGCCCATCCGCTGGGGCGCACCGACAGCGGCAGAACGCGGGCCCGTGGTCGGGACGACCGCCAACCGTTCGCACCGCAACGTCATCGGCACCCACAGCGGTTCGTACAGCGTCTACCGGGCGCTGGCCGTCGCGGCGGGAGCGCTCAAGCGGGAGCATCGGGCCGACCTCACCGACACCGCCCCGACCGACACCGTGGGTCCG is a window from the Mycolicibacterium litorale genome containing:
- a CDS encoding acyl-CoA dehydrogenase family protein, giving the protein MAEWVYTDEQRQLRDAVRGFCADHFDEQTVRRLMESDPPFDPGLWARLGGELGVLGLSVPEADGGVGGTLVDQAVAVEEFGASLVCGPLFGTVYLTVPALVAAASGPARDALLADLVEGTRTAAFAASADRVSADGDRLTGDVGPVVDAGSADVLLVAATGPDWVGLYAVDATADGVERTPLVTLDLTRPQAAVTLSDAPATLIAGPEDAERVIAHALHVGSALLAVEQVGAAQHLLDLAVDYAKTRWQFGRPIGSFQAVKHRLADMLVDAEHARSTAYHAVWALTDGSDDPALATAIAQAVCSAALSRIAADTIQVLGGIGFTWEHQAHLYFKRATTDAALLGSAEEHRARVAELVLDSATPDRVPRVAAGAPG